A portion of the Stegostoma tigrinum isolate sSteTig4 chromosome 44, sSteTig4.hap1, whole genome shotgun sequence genome contains these proteins:
- the LOC132206859 gene encoding zinc finger protein 239-like translates to MEGEYTVDSGEKLYMCDVCARAFSRSSDLSKHKRSHKEKLWKCGDCGNGFRSSTELEIHRRSHTGEKPFSCSECGKGFSQKSHLQRHQRVHTGERPFSCSECGQGFTNSSNLLIHQRVHTGERPFICCTCGKGFTLASSLQTHQRIHTGERLFTSS, encoded by the coding sequence atggaaggagaatACACTGTTGACAGCGGTGAGAAACTGTACATGTGTGACGTGTGTGCACGAGCATTCAGCCGATCATCTGACCTCTCGAAACATAAACGGAGTCACAAGGAgaaactgtggaaatgtggggactgtgggaatGGATTCAGATCCTCGACTGAACTGGAAATTCATcggcgcagtcacactggggagaaaccattctccTGCTCTGAATGTGGCAAGGGATTCAGTCAGAAATCCCACCTGcagagacaccagcgagttcacactggggagagaccattctccTGCTCTGAGTGTGGGCAGGGATTCACTAATTCCTCCAacctgctgatacaccagcgagttcacactggggagaggccgttcatctGCTGTACGTGCGGCAAGGGATTCACTTTGGCTTCCAGCCTCCAGACTCATCAACGAATTCATACTGGGGAGAGGCTATTCACCAGCTCctag
- the LOC132206947 gene encoding late histone H2B.L4-like, with amino-acid sequence MADEKKAQATSKKGAKKIIKKAPAKGGKKRRKSRKESYAIYIYKVMKQVHPDTGISSKAMSIMNSFVSDIFERIAGEASRLAHYNKRSTISSREIQTAVRLLLPGELAKHAVSEGTKAVTKYTSSK; translated from the coding sequence ATGGCAGATGAGAAGAAAGCGCAGGCAACTTCCAAGAAGGGCGCcaagaaaatcatcaagaaggcGCCAGCGAAAGGCGGTAAGAAGAGGAGAAAgtccaggaaagaaagttacGCCATCTATATCtacaaagtgatgaagcaggttcaccccGACACCGGCATCTCCTCCAAGGCCATGAGCATCATGAACTCGTTTGTCAGCGATATTTTCGAGCGTATCGCGGGGGAggcttcccgcctggcccattacaacaagcgcagcaccatcagctcccgggagatccagaccgcggtgcggctgctgctgcccggggagctggccaagcacgccgtgtcggagggtacaaaggcggtgaccaagtacaccagctccaagtga